In Sparus aurata chromosome 2, fSpaAur1.1, whole genome shotgun sequence, a single genomic region encodes these proteins:
- the cwf19l2 gene encoding CWF19-like protein 2 — protein sequence MAAHGVSFESSGSIDERKASKRQARQEAIEKAKQQYDKEEKRKELKRQRGEDTWMLPEINQRLQEIKEDGSVKSRKKKKEKKEKKKKEKKKKAKKEKKTAAEAGDGSSDSSGDSEDGWVEAQPQTQAAKAWQVPDESKPPENNISPAQNVQRDEWMTFDFLAMSTTSTTERRAEKERLKEEERAKAQAIEQAGLHKLELNPYWKDGGSGLPPVEMAGSAAKKASAGPVVNDGGLSWLRKSQQRMKEQAEREQRSFKEVVAERYGSMEEFQQRLADAEKAVYGQRRGGGLGEEGDRMARGGWRREENESREKWRKQEEDGAERNRWRRNERERDSSPADRARYRDGRGEERERGGYRGREEERSRDGDRFRERDRHRERDRDSERDGGRDRDRDGERDRDDERDRERYRDSERDRGNDRERDGGRNRDNERDRERDRERERPDVASSSSSSGENWSHRSSSLGSLKSRFLKPSEDDDSGEAPQHRPRPTRPVAGFLKPSSDDEDSGPRYTGIPTWKKSSNPARESDTTEKPQQQKERDPGNTVTDPQGGLRGDKAAVTTSRSESESEEEEEEEEEVPLLSEEEMNKLGAKLVKAEIMGNTAMVEKLKSQLDAAHEAKESHAARMKLQETAKSKQAAGRSSEDQEVLLFRTDQSGRAWPVNAPSGPQEPHGGRRKKKAIETHVDGERVRYFQDDDNVGLKEMVRREKMSTSQDQNALYSRMAAKMMGKTDGDNYTLDDMFVSGAAQREGEGREEERMRSKAIGESRRLAVSMEKCQHCFSSQELQKHLIVAIGSKAYVSLPAGVSMAEGHCLICPLQHHCSATGLDEDVWSEMQLFRRTLVRMFESQELDCVFMETHMNLRRRQHLVLECIPLPRELGDMAPIYFKKAIMECDEEWAMNKKVVDLSSKDIRHAVPRGLPYFAVDFGLQGGFAHVIENEQKFPHYFGKEVVGGMMDLEPRRWRKPIRENFDDQRKKVLQFAQWWKPYDCTKTQG from the exons ATGGCGGCGCACGGTGTCAGTTTTGAGAGTTCGGGCAGCATCGACGAAAGGAAGGCTAGTAAACGACAGGCACGACAGGAGGCAATTGAAAAG GCTAAGCAGCAGTACGAcaaggaagagaagaggaaggagctgaagaggcagagaggggaggaCACATGGATGCTCCCTGAGATTAATCAGAGGCTGCAGGAGATTAAAGAA GATGGGTCTGtgaagagcaggaagaagaagaaggagaaaaaggagaagaaaaaaaaggagaagaagaagaaagcgaagaaggagaagaagactgCAGCAGAGGCAGGAGATGGCTCTAGTGACAGCTCAGGA GACTCAGAGGATGGCTGGGTTGAAGCTCAGCCACAGACACAAGCTGCTAAAGCCTGGCAGGTTCCTGATGAATCCAAGCCCCCAGAGAATAACATCAGCCCAGCCCAGAATGTCCAG AGAGACGAATGGATGACCTTTGACTTCCTGGCGATGAGTACCACGTCCACGACAGAGAGAAGAGCTGAGAAAGAACGTctgaaagaagaggagagggcaAAGGCTCAGGCCATTgaacag GCTGGTTTGCACAAATTGGAGCTAAACCCATACTGGAAAGATGGAGGAAGTGGTCTGCCCCCAGTAGAGATGGCTGGTTCTGCAGCAAAGAAAG CTTCTGCAGGTCCAGTGGTGAATGATGGAGGTCTGAGCTGGCTGAGGAAGAGCCAACAGAGGATGAAGgagcaggcagagagggagCAGCGCAGCTTCAAAGAAGTGGTGGCTGAAAGATACGGA TCAATGGAGGAATTTCAGCAGAGACTTGCCGATGCAGAGAAAGCTGTGTatggacagaggagaggaggaggactgggagaagagggagacagaatgGCAAGAGGtggctggaggagagaggaaaatgagtccagagagaaatggagaaaacaagaggaggaTGGGGCAGAGAGAAATCGGTGGAGAAGAAACGAAAGGGAAAGGGATTCGTCACCCGCAGACAGAGCGAGATACCGTGATGGGAGAGgcgaggagagggagaggggagggtaTCGAGgtagggaggaagagagaagtcGAGACGGAGACAGGTTtagagagagggacagacatagagagagagatagagacagtgaaagagatggagggagagacagggatagggatggagaaagagacagagatgatgaaagagacagagagaggtatCGAGATAGTGAAAGAGATAGAGGGAATGACAGGGAGAGGGACGGAGGAAGAAACCGGGACaatgaaagagacagagagagggatagagaaagagagaggcccgatgttgcatcatcatcatcatcatcaggagaAAATTGGAGTCACCGTTCGTCCTCTCTTGGGTCACTAAAAAGCCGCTTCCTCAAACCCTCAGAGGATGATGACAGTGGTGAAG CTCCACAGCACCGTCCTCGTCCAACAAGGCCGGTGGCAGGGTTTCTGAAACCCAGTTCCGATGATGAAGACTCTGGTCCTCGTTACACCGGCATTCCAACCTGGAAAAAGAGCAGCAATCCTGCCCGAGAATCTGACACCACGGaaaaaccacagcagcagaaagagagggatCCTGGGAACACTGTAACTGATCCTCAAGGCGGTCTGCGTGGCGATAAAGCTGCTGTAACGACATCAAG GAGTGAGAGTgaaagtgaggaggaagaggaggaagaggaagaggttcccctgctgtcagaggaggagatgaacaAACTGGGAGCCAAACTGGTGAAAGCAGAGATCATGGGCAACACG gccATGGTTGAGAAGCTAAAATCGCAGCTGGACGCAGCACATGAAGCCAAAGAGAGCCATGCTGCCCGCATGAAGCTACAGGAAACGGCTAAATCAAAGCAG GCTGCAGGTCGCTCCAGTGAAGACCAGGAAGTCCTGCTGTTCAGAACAGACCAATCAGGTCGGGCCTGGCCCGTCAATGCCCCTTCTGGACCTCAGGAGCCCCATGGAGGACGGCGGAAGAAGAAAGCG aTTGAGACTCATGTTGATGGCGAGCGTGTGCGCTACTTCCAGGATGATGACAATGTGGGTCTGAAGGAGAtggtgaggagagagaagatgagCACTTCACAGGATCAGAATGCCCTTTACTCCCGCATGGCTGCCAAG ATGATGGGGAAGACAGACGGCGACAACTACACGCTGGATGACATGTTTGTGTCGGGTGCGGCGCAGCGGGAGGGCGAGGGCAGGGAGGAGGAGCGCATGCGGAGCAAAGCCATCGGCGAGAGTAGGAGGCTGGCTGTCTCCATGGAGAAGTGCCAGCACTGCTTCAGCAGCCAAGAGCTCCAGAAGCATCTCATCGTGGCTATAGGGAGCAAG GCGTACGTGAGCCTGCCTGCAGGAGTGTCCATGGCAGAGGGCCACTGTCTCATCTGTCCTCTCCAGCATCACTGCTCTGCCACTGGATTGGACGAGGACGTATGGTCAGAAATGCAG CTGTTCCGCCGTACTTTGGTGCGTATGTTTGAGTCCCAGGAGCTGGACTGTGTATTCATGGAGACGCACATGAACCTACGCAGGAGACAACACTTGGTCCTTGAGTGTATCCCGCTACCCCGAGAACTGGGTGATATGGCACCCATATACTTtaag AAAGCTATCATGGAGTGTGACGAGGAATGGGCCATGAACAAGAAGGTTGTCGACCTCTCTTCGAAAGACATCCGCCACGCT GTTCCTCGAGGTCTGCCATACTTTGCTGTTGACTTTGGACTTCAGGGAGGATTTGCTCATGTCATTGAAAATGAACAGAAGTTTCCTCATTACTTCGGCAAG GAAGTAGTTGGAGGCATGATGGACTTGGAGCCGCGTCGTTGGAGAAAGCCGATAAGAGAGAACTTTGACGATCAGAGGAAAAAAGTCCTGCAGTTTGCACAGTGGTGGAAACCGTACGACTGTACCAAGACCCAGGGCTAG